The segment acCATAAGTACAAAACCAGAATGATACAAGCACAATGAATACTGAACAaacaagaagagacagaagacatGTTAGCAGCAGGTAGGACAACAatgaaaaacagtaaaaacaaataatcaaattataacacaagttaaaaatgttcatgtttgacAGGATTGCTCCAGTGCATATTATATGTGTACACTATTGTTGCTGTTCCAAACTTTCAAAAAGTTTAATaattcttctgttttttctaTCGAAAGCACCATCATTTGTGAAACATCTTTGTTTTACCGCATTTCATATCACCACAACACGCAACAAGTGAATcgtatttatttctttacactgtgaCGAACTTTGAGTCATGTCTTTCAATCCACAGTTGAAATTTCAGGCCAGAAGGGCAGATTCAACAATTGACACTAGATTAGGAGTTGAGATTTCCATACTGGACATCAATGACAACCCACCAAGGTTTGACAAAGATCAGTTTGATATCAGTGTTCCTGAGGATCAAGCACAAGGTAAATAATCAAGTAAATATGgctctttttctattttactaTGTGAAGtactttattcatttctttgttatttCCCTCAGGCTACCTTGGCATGACTATGGTGGCCTCTGACAAAGACAAGAGTGGAACACCTAACTCCACCTTCCACTATGAAATCAAATCTGTGTCTCCAAAACCCGCGGACTCTGAATTCTTCATTGAGAAAACTGGAAGCATTACATTCAAAGGATGTCTGGACCATGAGGCAAGAGtctctttttaaacatgtcacTCATATGacatataaaaaatatactgaAAATCAAGTGACAGTTGCATACATTGTATGACATGTTTCAATGCTAATATGTACAACATACTTGCGTTGAACTCTGTCCAAGTATCTGAGTATTTTGAAACAAACTTTCTGAATTTAGCCTACGAAAACTAAAATCAGCTGAAGATTATTTTAAAAgccattttgtttaaaaactaGGTTTATTCCCCAACAATGGCTTTTTAGCAAAGAATTACtccatattttatatatttattcctGTAATAAGTTAAAACAAATTTACAGCAGTGCATTTTGTGCCAGATGATCAAGTAACCTTGCAGGGAAGGTACAGTGACCAGATCTGTCAATGACACTATTGATCTAATCTGtctctttattatttctttctttctatattAAGGCCTCTAAAAAGATCAGTATAGTGATTGAGGTCAAAGATCACGGTGAAGTCGTCAGCTTGTCCAGTTCAGCCACTGTTGTCATTCATGTCCAGGACAGCAACGACCACCTCCCAACCATCAGCGGACAAACGGTAAGCGTAGGCACGTCAACctcagaggaggctgctgggaaaaaaaacgtttgtttTGGCCCCTGATGTACAAACCAACCAGTGCTTCAAGAGCTGGAACGATCCGCTGATAAAACCTATTGGCAACAATGTTGATTATTTACTTATATATAATCACATTTTGGGAAAAAGTCCAAAGgttctcaaatgtgaatatttgctgtagttttctCAACACATTACGTCAATATATTATTTGACTTTTGTCGGGTAGTTCCCAGAGTTACTCTGGTTGTTCTACTATCTGTAATTTCTACTACCTGGGTAAGGTTACCTAtcgaggaaaaaacaaaacccaaagtTACTATCCTCCCCCTGACTTAGTTGCTCAACAACAGTATAACTTTTCCCAAGGAGATAAAAAACAGAATAGCCCAATGAAAGTGAGCCTGAAACAGATGGTGTTATTACTTGTGCAATCAGTGATTACTGCATGATGACAAGTTGAATCAAATTCCGTTGTCAAATGCCACTTTAAATACTTGACACACAGAAAATTATTTGATGTTACACAACGTTACAACCACTGAGCACAAtctaaactaaaacaaataagGCCTTAGACACACTAACAAGCACTTTACAATTTCAAATTCTCTGAATGGGCATAAGGGCCCCATTTTTTATAATCAATGTAAAATGTAGGCTTGTAAGGgattctattttatatttgtctgtagtggtttaaaaaaataaacatatggTGAAAATACTACTATGCTAATGGTAAATCaaattgtaataaataatattggagaatgtttttttccatcactcTAAAAGTGCATCTCCCAAAAAATTGTTTCTTGTTTAAACCAAATGAATATCCAGCAACAAAAATTCATGTTCTGAAggattaaaatgttcacatcctGAGACTCATTTGCAGGGAAATATAATATTATGATACAACATGCAATAGATTTAACATAGACTTTCTAAATGTTTATCCAggtcattttacacatttattcagCGAGCTCTTTGAGTCACTAAACAGCGGTATAATCAACTCATGTACATCTTGCGTGCAGAACATGCAAAACATTAAGGAACTGACAGATTTCTTCGTTTGACATTTTATTCTCTCGGATTCAAACTACAGGGCCCAGataaagtgaaggaggagacaAAGGGGTCTTCTCCTCTGCGGCTGCATGTGACAGACCAGGACACTCGGAACAGCCCAGCATGGAGAGCCAGGTTTACCATACATGGTGATGAGGGAGGGCACTTCAAGATTGAAACAGATCCAGTCACCAATGATGGAATCCTGACTGTTGTCAAAGTGCGTGTTGTTAGGTTGCATGTTTGACATTATAATGACACCCATCCCTATATCTGACATGCAATTACTACCTTCATGTTTGTCATGATACATCGGCTCCATTTgaagttgatgtttttttaattctatgATTTAATTGGATGAGAAAATATTTGCTGCATGGCGCATTTATAATGAATTATTTACCATACCTGCTGTTGGTTTCAGCCTTTAGACTTCGAGAAGGGAGCTCAGAGGGAACTGTCCATCTCTGTGGAAAACGAGATACCGTATTTCTTCTGCAAAGTGAAGGAGAGGACATCCTCCGGTCCCTGGACAGTTGAATCCAGTAAAGGGGACCATGCTAGTGCAGCTCAACCTCACACAGTAAACGTCACCATCGAAGTGGAGGATGTCAATGACCCCCCAAAGTTCAGGGAGAGTGTGAAAAAGACTGTGGTGAAGGAGAACGCCCCCACCGGGACCTGGTTAGGGAACGTCACTGCTGTTGATAAGGACTCCagtcacacaaatacatttgtgtaaGTGGGATTTTATTTGGAGATATTTGAGCTTTTATGCTGGACCTCTTCCTCAGTGACCACTTCATCATATGTATCTGTCCGCAGGTACAAGGTGGGACATGATCCTGCTGACTGGGTGACAGTGGATCCCCACACAGGCAACATCACAACAGTCAAACGACCGGACAGAGAATCTCCTTTTGTTGTTAATGGTGTCTACACTGTCATACTGCATGCAGTGGATAACGGTAAGACTCAATGTGTAGCAGCCTGCAGATACACAAAGCaagtatttcatatttttactgAGGAATTGTTTTATTCACCATCTGTTTTTCACTCTTGAACAGGAGAGCCACCTCTTACAGGCACATGTACACTGCAAATCTATGTGATTGACCAGAACGACAACGCGCCACAGCCAGAAGTGCAACACTTCGATGTGTGTATGTCTAACATGTCCACCACCGCCAACATCACAGCCTCTGACCTGGATGGAGATCCCTTCGGGGGGCCTTTCACATTTGAACTGCTGGGGGATGTCAAAGGGAAATGGAAACTCAGGCCCTCATATGGTAGAGAAACATTTCCTTGTAGTTAAAtatcacagaaaacattttttaaaaaccagcctgtccaggatgtaccgTGCCTAtagcccaatgtcagctgggattggctccagctccccctgtgaccctcaaaggatgagtGGGATAGGGAATGAATGGCtagatcagtggttctcaaataGGGGTACGTGTACCCCTGGGGGTACGTGAAGGTACTCCAGGGGGTACGTgagcatccattcaaaaatcctttaaaaattgttatttaataaatattcaataaaatataagtgtttaataaatcagacactgatggcacagcactgtgtattacatctttttttcaaccaaaaatgctttgcgctggttagggggtacttggctgaaaaaatatttcacagggggtacatcactgaaaaaaggttgagaaccactgggcTAGATGATAGAGCCATCacgttttgtgtttattttgtacaGGTTACACTGCTGGTCTGGTGAAGGAGCCTGGTTTGTATGCCGGACAACACAAGATCGATCTGAAGATCACTGACATGCAGGGCGAATTTGGCGTCTACAACCTCAGCGTGACCGTGTGCGACTGCTCTCTGTCGGCCAACTGCCGAACCCAGCGAAAAACTGCGGCAAAAGCCGACTTTGGTGCTATAGGCATAGTGTTTGCCTCTCTGCTTGCACTTCTCTGTAAGAAGTGCCTTTCATAAGTATCCGTACACACTGTAACATCTACTGTTTCTTATCGTTATGATTCTTCTAACTGGAAGTCTCCATCCCACTGACAGTTGTGATGCTGATGGCAATCATCTGCTCTCACAAGAAAGAGTTCACCGTTCTTGAGATGGAATCAGCTGGAAATACCCTCCTCAAATCAAACACTGAGAAGCCCGGCACAGATTGCAAGGTCACTGCTTGAAAACTTTTAGAAACAAACCAGTGacgttttcatttaaaatatattagcaacactttcttctttttaaggTTTATGACAACGTCCTGGCAGTGTTCAAGAAACACCAAGCTCAATCTAACTGGCAAATGCTGAATGATGGGATGCATCGTATGAATGTTGCACCAGAAGTGGGTGCTAAGAGTTTATTTGGataattttttttcactgaGAAATAGGTTTGATATcaaaaaatatcccaaaacataAATTGTTACATACAACAATGAAACTATTTAGTTATCATGGATTTATTGTTCTGTAACTCAGCTGTTAATCACATTTGCTCCCGTCAAAGAAACAAAGCTACGTGAATGGACAGATTCCAAAAGTGGATTACACAAGAGTATACCAGTCCCACCCCCACATGGACGGTAACCAAGTAAGTAAAGGATACAAATCAAAAgtcaacatttcaaaatgtactttttgCTCACCTCTGTTTCAATCCTTCCGATCATCAGATGATCGGGAACTATGGTACAACCAAAGGCCACCGCAGCTCCCACCAGGTAGAGTGAccgtttgttggtttgtgcTTATCACTTTGAGGCAGCTGTTGAACTTATTTAACCTTGTGTACAGCCTAAGGAGATGGGCACAATGAATTCCCTCTACATAAGAAAACCAAGCTTTCCCCTGGATGAGACAATTCTCAACCTGCTTCATCAGGTTGGTAACCTACATGCTCAATTTGTATAGCCCAAGGGCTGTGACTTGTTTGCTGGAATGCATGTATGAGCCTGTCGTGGTAAAGAACTCAGATTTTTTATGTTTCCCTCATCTACAGAAGCTCACCACTCTCCAGGAGACAGAGGGCAACCGGCCAGACGCTCTGTCTCACCTGTACGCAGAAGAGGGCAATGACGACGATGATCAGGAAGAGCTGGACAAAATCAGCATTCCTGACGATGAGTCATTCGAGAAAACGCTGCAAAACTTAGACCCCAAGTTTAACAAACTTGCCTCCATTTGCAAACCACAAGATATACTTAACAGAGAATGTGCTTTTTAATCAGTTAGCTACTTCCATTAGGTGAACAGGGGAACCAACCATACATTTTATCAACTATAATGCAGTTTAGAGGTGAAGGGATGTTTGTTATAAAGGTTTTGGGTTGAGTTTGATCAGTAGTTTCTCTTCGGATTGAGAATTAGCAGTATCAGATGAAAAGCCAGTCTGTTAAGTTTGTTATTTAATAGCAACTGTTAATTTctccacagtttatttttacaagaaaaaaaaaaaaaatgaagcacaGCTGTCTGTCCATCCAGCTTTCAGTCCTCAGAACAGTCTGGAGTTACATTTGGAGTCAGGTCAGAGACATTCAATACATTtagtaaaaaaaaggaattaaatGCATGTCTGCTGGCCTGTTCAAATAAAGTGCACGTTGCATGCTTCCAAACCAACTACCAATGAATACATTTGCTTTTAGTGCACAGCTGctggattaaaaataaattactctTCCATTTCATACAAGGGTTCAAAGTACATTGGGGAtaacgagaaaaaaaaattgctaCTAGTGCTtcaaaaaagggggaaaatagGGAGGTACTTTTTGATTAGTAGAAAACTACAATATTATTTACAGAAATttggaagaaaaagacaaagaaaagcctTTACACTCTCCCACTGCCAACTTTTGGGAGGGGTCGCTGCTCAGTGGCACTCTGGCCCCGGTTCCCTCGGCCTCTAAATCCCCTGCCTCTCAGGAAGCGGCCGGGCACTCCAAATGTTTCCATGTTCaacttcttctcctctgcccATGTTGTTCTCCTGAGGatgcacaacattttaaaagcaagtactgCAGGAGCCTGGCAAACTCCTGAGGTAAGAGACAGATGTCCAAAGTTACATAATCACCTGGGCTTCAGGTCTGAGGAGATGTTGTCAAAGAAGCATTTGGTTTTGTCGTAGTATTTATCAGCAGTAGTTTCTGCCTCCATAGCCGGAGTTTCTGGGGCCTCTTCAGTCTCCACCTTCTCAACTGCAGTAAtttcacaaaaggaaaaaaaaaaaaattaataaatgtatacatCTAGAAGCGTTTTATACTGTGCCCACTGAAAGTGAGGTGACTGGTAACCTCAAACAACATACCTACAATCTCCTTTGTAAGATCATCTTTAAACTGAGCGTTTGCAGTTTCAAAATCAAAGTCAGAGTCAAACTGCAGAGTTGTAGCCTTGGAGTTTTTAACAATAAGTTGGCCTCTGCTTCGATTCCTGGACCTGCGACTGCCTGAAAAAGGTtcagacacatacaaacaccGTTGTAAATCTGGTATAAAATCAGTTAGTCTAGAGTTTATCAGGTTTTGGATATTTACTTCTGTAatctactgcacttctgtcagtatctgggtttaaaaaaaaaactttcaataAAAATAGCTAGTGTgagaaattaaatgttttgtgcaTTCCTCATTTCTATACCTTGTTTTTGCCTTGGCTTCTGGTTCTCTGTAGGTTGGCTTTGAATCTTGGCTGCAGTTGGCTGGGATGGTGCCCGCTCTAAACAAGAATACATAACATGCTTTAAGGAGATTCTTATTTTAGTTGGATTAAAAAAGGAATTCAAGACACTAAATTTGGTGGATGTAAAGTTCCACTATTAAGTTTGCTTACTGGTGGGTACATTCTCCTTCTGAAGCTGGGAACCGGAGAGTTGGGTTGGGCGAACAGGCTGTCTGCTCAGAGGCTGGGTTGaagcttttcctcttttctgggCAGCACTGACCAGTGGCACGGTCTGGACGGCCTGCTCGACCATGGGGGCTCTTCTGACAGGGATACCATGGAGTCCTGGTACTGAGAGCAAAGGAACAAACATGGCTGTGGCTTGATCAACTGCAGACGTGAGAAACAACAAAACCTCTCATCTGCCACCGAAGTGTCCTACAAATTATTAGTACCTAGGCCTAGTGCTGCATTGTACTGCTGGTTGAGTAGAGAACTAGCTGCCAGCTGGTTGTAGGTGGGCATCATGTCCCTGTATGGACTCCATCGCGGGTGATATGCTGCAGAGGAACCGCCAATGGATGACTGAAATCACAGACATAAGGAACTGCTTTCATCAGTTGTGACGATTATTACTTTTATCTGTGCCAAATACATCTGCATAAAAGTGCACAAGAAGTCAGACGAATCTCTGAGCCACGCACCTGCACAATGGCAGGGTCACGGGGCAGTCCATGGTGTGATTTCGGTGGCTCGGACACAGTGATATCCTTGATATCACTTCCCCTGAAAATGATGTATTCATAAATTTCGTCTTTTGGTGGCACTGGTCGGTTAgtgtgtctgtcctctgtcccGTAGGATTTCACTGTTATAAAGACAAGAGTGAGGAATTTGGTTGATATTCAGCAGCGAAAGGGAAAACACGTGTGTCCCACATCGCACTAATCAGACTCTGAACCTACCTTTGGCCAAAGCGACTGTGGACCGGTCTGTGTCGACGGAGGACAGAATTCCTTCGTAGCGGATCTGCGCCTTGGATATCAGACTGATTTTGCTGCCGATGTACGGGGTTCCTGCTCCGGTGCTCATGTTTGCAGAGAGAAGTCCTCAGGCTGAGAAGAAACCGCAGCAGGAATTAAACCTCGGCTCTCCAGCAGTGTGCGCAATCAGCCGGCAGCTGCAGCGCTTTATAGGAGCGCTGGTGACGCTCCAGTGCGCGGCTGCAGCTCACCTGTGCGTAACGGAGGGGGGGAGGGTGGTTTCTTCAGTCCGCCGGCGCACACCGACAGGAGAGGGGTCTGTGGAGTCTGTGGATTGGGGCATATTGGacgacgcacacaaacactctcagTCTGTGGCATCAAACTGAGTTACTGACAGAAGCCACAGCAAGTGATTTAAATAGTTACAACGTGTATTGTTTTATGCTCTTGTTGACATGCATTTTAGCACTTTTACCTCTTCCATTTAACCTGTGTACAAAgtttaaataaattgtgtgaAATTAAGAGATATTGgacaataaaatgttcatgtgtgttaaagggatagttcacccaaaaaatgaaaattcagtcattatctactcaccactatgctgatggagggctAGGTGAAcagtttgagtccacaaaacacttttggagttgcAGTGGTAAACAGCCTTGCAGCCAactccaatacaattaaagtaaatagcCACCAATTCtgcaaacgtaaaaaaaaacgctgttttcccctgaaactccaaaagtgttttgtggacttaaacacttcaccccaAGAACAGAAAGACTCTTAGCTGCAACAAAAGTGCTCTGTTTATTACTGCTATGcctattttctttattgtcgaagtacatgaaataaaaagtgcCAGTGCattaacagttaaaaaaaattctatttgCTGCAGTACTTGGAGTTGCAGTTGTGTGTCCAAGAAAAATAAAGCCGACAGAGAGCCAGTTACATATCGTCACCCTCTTAAACTAATGGCCCAAGtcattttttcaggtttttcagaaaacacaaaaaaaatttaccaaatattgaatatatggCAGAGGTCTccaacagggggtccgcgaaatttttggttgattagacaatttcttatattttttgaataaaaagatttttttacaaccaattttttttccacaaatttaaatgtctttaaatacacattaacatgaatccaacatattgtatcgaacggataaatggaggcagaagacgcAGCACAAGCTGCCTCTAGACACTGCACAACAGGCATACTATAATACCAGTCAAATGATGTTATGATTACTAATATTATGTTCAAGTgagattttcattaaataaaaacacaaaagtaaagaGCCCTGAATCATGGAAATAACTTCAGCGGCTAGGTAGATTTTTGTTCTTCTTGAtgcagccgccatcttgaaaagcttgtaaaattGCCTAAGTCACACTCTTGACAGGCCATTATACTACAGAATCGCATGATCTGTTCAACTGAGGATGTAGGCGATTTTACCAGAGGTGGCCAGCATCATGAGGAGATGATTTAGGCAAAGAAAATCATTTGATGACTTTAGGCCATTATTTTAGGAAGGTGCCGATATTGTTTTGGTACCTCTGCCAAGCAAAGCTATGATTTAATACCTGTTGGTTGGCTTGTTTGGTGGGTTTGGCAACAGGATTGTATAAGAGGAACTGGAAATTTCAagagaataaattaaaagacaTTAATTGTAACTCTTCCAGGCAAAGTGGTGGATCCAGGAGTGTTTTCATCACATTACGAGATAGGGTGGGGTTTTTACATTATCTATGTTGTGCAGAGAAAAATTCATGGGCGTTGATgcaaaaaaatcaggcatatgtagggaactgatatctacaAGGGTGCGTAATTTGGTGCGggttgattgaatttaagcagacttgggccttgatggaggtatgtgctttattgagtgccattctagtttcattgttagcaggattacgaaAAATCTATTCAATGGATTTCAAGAAAACTAGGTGCAAGGATTGGACATAGGTCAAGAAATAATCTATTTCATTTTGGCTTAGATCCGGACAAAGTGTTGGATCAAGGATTTCTTTTAtaactttcttttacattgtgagatggCCTGCTCATTAGTTTtgatcaaagaaaaaaaaatcaggcacatatCTAGCAGACAgctatctatgagtgtgtgcagtttggtgtgGCTTGATGGAATTTAAGAATCTCCTGGGGGAGGTATGTGGTCCATCCTTCTGTGTTTGTCTATAATGCAGTacacagaaaaagaggaaaaatacaaGGACAAATAAACAGGAAGCTACAGCTTGTGCTGTCATGTTTATGTTAAAATGTGATTCCTAATGTTTGATCATTAGAAATTGTATAAGTCCTTAGAGCAGCCATTGGTGCTTCCCACCCAGCCTCTGTGCAGTTAATgtgaaatgagaataaaagtAGAGTGAAGTTGGATTCATGGGAGTaaagtctgtgtgtggctgtaacAGTAGTAGCAGTAAATCCCATGACTGTGTGACAGCTCAGTGTTTCCCCTCGGTGGAGGGTGGGGCCTCGAGCGCCTCTTCACAACAGCAACTTTACTCAGTAGCCAAAACAGTGCAGCCATCTTGCACGGCTCGTCGAGACCGACTCAACTGAGAATTGTGTCCCGTTAGCTTGTTGTAAATCACGGTGTCTCTCCACCGGCAGTGGCTCGGTGCGGGTCTGAGTCGGTGCAGCGGTCCGCACGGAGCTAacgcggcggcggcagcgggaTATTCGATGGAGACGTTCGGTCTCCGGTACGACGCTGATCCGTGGCGCGCAGCCTCTGGACTGACAGTTGAAGCCGTTGGCAACGCCTCTTACAAGGcgcagcagccaatcacagcccgCACAGCTCCCCGCACCGAGACGGCCAGCCGCTGTGCGCACGCGCACGTCAGTTGGTAAGTACCTAACCTCAGTTCTCATGAACCCGCAGGAGTGTGAAGATGGCGGCTCTCCCGGGCTCGCTGGATGAgctgccctcacacacacaggtgaataAAGCGCTggtctgtcctcctgtccggtCTGTAGAGTCACAACTCTCCGTCCTGAGTCTCAACGACCACTGGGGCAGGCGGGAAGCAGCCGCTTATTACACGGCTATAGTTCCGGGACAAGCGGGCAGCGGCTAATGTCCAGCTGGTACTTGGTCAACACGGCCGTAAAGGCAGGTAACTGaaactgttgttttcctctttgtctccacAAGAGTGCACACGAACAGCGGAGCTGACCGAGCAGACCGGTACATGTGTCCTGCTCCATCACACCCCGCAGTGTTTGTGCCGCTTCTGAACAAGTTGAGGAGCTGGGGGGGTCTCGTCACAGCGAGGTGCCCATGGTTCAGCCATGGACGCATCGACGGACTCCACCGCAGGAAACGATCCTGgcaaaaaaacacttgttgCTGGCGGTGGTGCAACTTCCCCTCACCCGGGGAAAGTAGGCTCAGTGCAGACCTGCAATGGGAGCCAAACTATGAACTCTTCAGGAAGCGCTGCCGCTCACGGGGCTGCTGCCGTGTCTGTGGCAGCTGTCAGCAGCGGAGCGCTGGTGTCTAAAGGGCTGTCCGCTGCCATCACGCCGCCCGTCTCCACCACCGTCATCCAGACGCCTCTCATGCACTCTCAGAGTGTTGTGTCCTCGACTCAGCCTGTGAACCAGGCGGCAGGAGCCACCGTGACGCTCGTCAGGCCGCCTATGCAAACCGCCGGGTCGGGTGCAACTTTGAATGGGAACAATAATGTGGTGGCGGCCGGTGCAACAGGACAGTCAGGTGTAAACAATGTCCAGCATTCCACCCCGGGCTCTTTCAGCGCCCGGCCGCACATTATCAAGGCAGAGCCTCCCACAACGATCATACAGACAGCCCCGCATCCCGCTGTCACCTCCGCCCCCTTCAGCTCCCCCCGGTTTCCGGCGACCGTGGCTTTCGGTCCAGGTGGGACCCGAGCGCTGACCCCTCAGATGTTGTCCCCGAGGCTCCCGCAGCCCCCCACAGCGCAGCCCAGTGTGCAAAACTTCCAGATTCCCCCGGGTGAGTGGGGACATTTACTTCCACTGATTTAGAAAACTGATTTCACTTTTATCCACCCTTTTCATCCATTATCTCAAGATATACTGTACACAAAACATTCTTGTTAAGTGTTGTTCTTCCAAGTGTGTTCTTCCATTTATGAATGATGCTTTGACACTGCTTCTCGCCTGCAATTCTAGCTGATGATATACTTCTATTTAAGTTGTCTCTTGTCATACAGATATGCTCAAGTTGTCTAATGTGTGGTCTGCCTCGGTGCAGGGATGGTGATTATTCGCCATGAGAGTGGACAGCTGCTGATGATTCCTCAGCAGGCTCTGGCCCAGATGCAGGCCCAGCCGCAGGGAGGCATGACACCTCGACCTGCAACACAAACCAACGTGCCTCTTGGTCAGGTGAGATCACACGGTCTGCTCAGCAAAAACTTTACATGGTCAAATATTATGTTTCACTTTATTCCCATGAACAGCCTGCCTTCCTGTCTGTATCTTAGGGAACCACCTGTTGAGTATCATATAAGATCTAGTATAGCGCACATGTAGTTATATGGAAAGTAGTGGGGTTgaattgttttgtgttattaGTCTTGTATTATGTCTTGTATTATGTAACATGGATTCATTAAGATGTAGTAGATGCCCTTTCTGGGTGGATGAAAGTTATTTGTTGCG is part of the Hippoglossus hippoglossus isolate fHipHip1 chromosome 5, fHipHip1.pri, whole genome shotgun sequence genome and harbors:
- the LOC117761721 gene encoding protein LSM14 homolog B-like, with product MSTGAGTPYIGSKISLISKAQIRYEGILSSVDTDRSTVALAKVKSYGTEDRHTNRPVPPKDEIYEYIIFRGSDIKDITVSEPPKSHHGLPRDPAIVQSSIGGSSAAYHPRWSPYRDMMPTYNQLAASSLLNQQYNAALGLVPGLHGIPVRRAPMVEQAVQTVPLVSAAQKRGKASTQPLSRQPVRPTQLSGSQLQKENVPTKRAPSQPTAAKIQSQPTENQKPRQKQGSRRSRNRSRGQLIVKNSKATTLQFDSDFDFETANAQFKDDLTKEIVVEKVETEEAPETPAMEAETTADKYYDKTKCFFDNISSDLKPRRTTWAEEKKLNMETFGVPGRFLRGRGFRGRGNRGQSATEQRPLPKVGSGRV
- the cdh27 gene encoding cadherin-like protein 26, which gives rise to MLCFLLLVYYLSSSTCSELLRRHRRNWIIDSYSIEEEHKGPFPYELGKIDIDRDYVIYFNLNGHGVDKEPKGVLSINSTSGTIWVHKAVDYEARPQLELKFQARRADSTIDTRLGVEISILDINDNPPRFDKDQFDISVPEDQAQGYLGMTMVASDKDKSGTPNSTFHYEIKSVSPKPADSEFFIEKTGSITFKGCLDHEASKKISIVIEVKDHGEVVSLSSSATVVIHVQDSNDHLPTISGQTGPDKVKEETKGSSPLRLHVTDQDTRNSPAWRARFTIHGDEGGHFKIETDPVTNDGILTVVKPLDFEKGAQRELSISVENEIPYFFCKVKERTSSGPWTVESSKGDHASAAQPHTVNVTIEVEDVNDPPKFRESVKKTVVKENAPTGTWLGNVTAVDKDSSHTNTFVYKVGHDPADWVTVDPHTGNITTVKRPDRESPFVVNGVYTVILHAVDNGEPPLTGTCTLQIYVIDQNDNAPQPEVQHFDVCMSNMSTTANITASDLDGDPFGGPFTFELLGDVKGKWKLRPSYGYTAGLVKEPGLYAGQHKIDLKITDMQGEFGVYNLSVTVCDCSLSANCRTQRKTAAKADFGAIGIVFASLLALLFVMLMAIICSHKKEFTVLEMESAGNTLLKSNTEKPGTDCKVTA